A genomic stretch from uncultured Cohaesibacter sp. includes:
- a CDS encoding MarR family transcriptional regulator, protein MNVEERSRQVCENWPEAVTPFVQSAALIQRLSSLLQETTKGLLKVHDLTYMEFDALTALRSQKQGVAMKPTELYSALLISSGGLTKVLKSLESKSYIARSCSHDDARQRPVLLTDKGRQKLAEIMPEIAKNAERLLQNGFESTDACGAFADELKRIIQAAEDEIEQHTP, encoded by the coding sequence ATGAATGTGGAAGAACGAAGTAGACAGGTTTGCGAAAACTGGCCGGAGGCGGTGACACCTTTCGTGCAAAGCGCGGCACTGATCCAGCGCCTTTCTTCCCTACTGCAGGAAACGACAAAAGGACTGCTAAAGGTCCATGACCTGACTTACATGGAATTTGACGCATTGACGGCTTTGCGCTCGCAAAAGCAAGGCGTGGCGATGAAACCCACCGAACTTTACAGCGCCCTTCTCATTTCTTCAGGGGGCCTCACAAAAGTTCTCAAGTCACTGGAAAGCAAGTCTTATATCGCTCGATCCTGTTCCCATGATGACGCAAGACAACGGCCGGTTCTCTTGACGGACAAGGGACGGCAAAAGCTTGCCGAGATCATGCCTGAAATCGCAAAGAATGCAGAAAGGCTTTTGCAAAACGGGTTCGAGAGCACCGATGCATGCGGTGCTTTTGCCGATGAGCTCAAACGGATCATCCAAGCCGCCGAGGATGAAATTGAGCAGCATACGCCCTGA
- a CDS encoding efflux RND transporter periplasmic adaptor subunit, translating into MTASMTRMPVPILALLIGLLAPALAFAQPAPGGAMGGQSRGPLPVGVITLEETDVPYEVTLPGRAVAYEQVSIRPRVNGAISEIAYTPGRPVKVGDLLFRIDNETYEASVQSAEAEVASAQASLEGAQVTLERYRKIEGTGISSANVKDAEVSLHKAEASLKTAEAALRTAKLNLQWTEIRSPISGIPEVADVSVGSIVTSNQTTALTTVTRLDPIYVDVQESSVRLLSVRNLVENGIIKRAKKVRLKLQLETGEMLDGEGVLRSPGTSVSTTTGTVALRLEFDNPRHMVIPGQFLRVDATLGTSEAILVPQGATQRASDGSLTVYVARDGKVAVATLEEIGVYQNNWIVTGGVEAGDQIIVDNIRNLREGIEIKTIPVAYVDGVIKEVTDAGAANATGKDASGKAQPANVPVKD; encoded by the coding sequence ATGACAGCGTCAATGACACGCATGCCTGTACCGATACTGGCCTTACTCATAGGCCTTTTGGCTCCGGCTCTGGCCTTCGCGCAGCCCGCGCCCGGCGGAGCCATGGGAGGACAGTCGCGCGGGCCCTTGCCCGTCGGTGTCATCACGCTTGAGGAAACGGATGTTCCTTACGAGGTGACCTTGCCCGGACGCGCGGTGGCTTATGAGCAGGTCTCCATTCGTCCCCGTGTGAACGGAGCCATATCCGAAATCGCTTACACACCGGGACGCCCGGTCAAAGTTGGCGATTTGTTGTTCCGCATTGATAACGAAACCTATGAGGCCTCGGTCCAGTCTGCTGAAGCGGAAGTTGCCAGTGCACAGGCATCGCTGGAAGGGGCTCAGGTGACCCTTGAACGCTATAGGAAAATTGAAGGCACGGGCATTTCTTCAGCCAATGTGAAGGATGCCGAAGTGAGCCTGCATAAGGCCGAAGCGTCATTGAAAACGGCCGAAGCGGCCTTGCGCACAGCCAAGCTCAATCTGCAGTGGACGGAGATCCGCAGTCCGATCTCGGGCATCCCTGAAGTTGCGGACGTGTCGGTGGGGTCGATCGTCACCTCCAACCAGACGACCGCCTTGACGACGGTCACGCGACTTGATCCGATATATGTCGATGTGCAGGAATCGAGCGTCAGGCTGCTATCCGTGCGCAATCTGGTCGAGAATGGCATCATCAAGCGCGCCAAAAAGGTGAGGCTGAAATTGCAGCTGGAAACAGGTGAGATGCTGGATGGCGAAGGTGTGCTCCGCTCGCCGGGGACATCGGTTTCCACCACGACAGGCACCGTTGCGCTGCGTCTGGAGTTTGACAATCCAAGGCACATGGTCATTCCCGGGCAGTTCTTGCGTGTGGATGCCACCCTTGGCACCTCTGAGGCCATTCTGGTGCCGCAGGGCGCCACCCAGCGCGCCAGCGATGGCAGCCTCACGGTTTATGTGGCTAGGGACGGCAAGGTGGCGGTCGCAACGCTTGAAGAGATCGGAGTCTATCAGAATAACTGGATCGTCACAGGCGGTGTCGAAGCTGGTGACCAGATCATTGTCGACAATATTCGCAATCTGCGGGAAGGCATCGAAATCAAGACCATTCCCGTCGCATATGTTGATGGCGTCATAAAGGAAGTGACCGATGCTGGTGCGGCGAACGCGACCGGCAAGGATGCTTCGGGCAAGGCCCAGCCTGCCAATGTGCCAGTGAAGGATTAA